One window from the genome of Paenibacillus azoreducens encodes:
- a CDS encoding LTA synthase family protein, which produces MEGNRIVTHKSFARFFKKPFVLFTIILLVKGYLAWAVTFGDWLPWKLLVTEVPFIWLLFCLVEWSATKRKLMAYTIVNLILTGVFFAVIMYFKYFGVIVTYHALAQVNQVTEVKGSVISLMDPYYLLVFADIIVLLALMPKSRRMKEWKSSIKYKPKKSYVFAGFMVCLVICLFNVLPNRASMNEIKKAQQMGILNYEAYTILSLKKEPLVPLENITQASINKLKGIAVPENPKYFGNAKGKNLIIVQLESFQNFLINLKIDGQEITPNMNKLANENLYFTNFMQQVGQGNTSDAEFVVNTSFYIPPDGAATQRYVDKKLPSLPRLLEQHGYNTLTLHTNAVQFWNRGELYSSLGFQHYYDQSFFGQEDPVFFGASDEVLYAKSTDKLREMDREDKPFYAQIISMSAHHPFTIPANKHKMELPKRYQGTFVGDYIRAQNYADYALGQLIDELKQKGLWEDSLIVIYGDHMGLPIYSLDHDDKQLMEEIYGQEYSYTDMLNIPLVIAGSGVPHEQIRDEVGGQVDIMPTVANLLGISMRGYIHFGQDLLNQTYNLLPERYYLPTGSFLNDNAMFMSGNGYEDGTQYPLTGQSSIGQGTTEDEYHRALKLLNLSDSYVNQQPKK; this is translated from the coding sequence ATGGAGGGAAACCGTATCGTGACACATAAATCTTTTGCCCGATTTTTCAAGAAGCCGTTCGTTCTCTTCACGATCATTTTGCTGGTGAAAGGATATCTCGCCTGGGCAGTGACGTTTGGAGACTGGTTGCCATGGAAGCTGCTGGTCACGGAAGTGCCTTTTATTTGGCTTTTATTTTGCCTGGTTGAATGGTCTGCCACCAAGCGAAAGCTGATGGCCTATACAATTGTGAATCTGATCCTAACCGGCGTATTTTTTGCGGTCATTATGTATTTCAAGTATTTCGGCGTTATTGTTACTTACCATGCCCTTGCGCAGGTCAATCAGGTCACGGAAGTTAAGGGCAGCGTCATTTCGCTTATGGATCCTTATTATCTGCTCGTTTTCGCCGACATCATCGTCCTGCTTGCACTGATGCCCAAAAGCCGCCGCATGAAGGAATGGAAAAGCAGCATCAAGTACAAGCCCAAAAAAAGCTACGTATTTGCCGGATTTATGGTGTGCCTGGTGATTTGCCTGTTTAATGTTTTGCCGAACCGGGCCAGCATGAACGAAATAAAAAAAGCCCAGCAGATGGGCATTCTCAATTACGAGGCCTACACGATTCTATCGCTTAAAAAGGAACCGCTTGTGCCGCTGGAGAACATTACCCAGGCTTCCATCAACAAGCTGAAAGGAATCGCTGTACCCGAGAATCCGAAATATTTTGGAAACGCGAAGGGAAAGAACCTGATTATCGTTCAGCTGGAGTCATTCCAGAATTTCCTGATCAACCTGAAAATCGACGGCCAGGAAATCACACCGAATATGAACAAGCTTGCGAACGAAAATCTGTATTTCACAAACTTTATGCAGCAGGTGGGACAAGGAAATACATCGGATGCCGAATTCGTCGTCAACACGTCTTTTTATATTCCGCCCGACGGCGCCGCGACCCAGAGATACGTTGATAAAAAACTGCCGAGCCTGCCGCGGCTGTTGGAGCAGCACGGGTACAACACCTTGACTTTGCATACGAACGCCGTGCAGTTCTGGAACCGCGGGGAGCTGTACTCTTCACTTGGCTTCCAGCATTATTATGACCAATCCTTCTTTGGGCAAGAGGATCCGGTGTTCTTCGGAGCTTCGGATGAAGTGCTGTACGCAAAGTCAACTGACAAGCTTCGGGAGATGGACCGTGAGGATAAGCCGTTTTATGCCCAAATCATTTCGATGTCGGCGCATCATCCGTTTACCATTCCGGCAAACAAACACAAAATGGAGCTGCCCAAACGCTATCAAGGCACCTTCGTCGGAGATTATATCCGGGCTCAGAACTATGCGGATTACGCGCTGGGGCAGTTGATCGACGAGCTCAAGCAAAAAGGCCTCTGGGAAGACAGCCTGATCGTCATTTACGGGGATCATATGGGGCTGCCGATTTATTCGCTCGATCATGATGACAAACAGCTGATGGAGGAAATTTACGGACAGGAATATTCATATACCGACATGCTCAATATTCCGCTCGTCATTGCCGGCAGCGGCGTACCGCATGAGCAAATCCGCGATGAAGTTGGCGGGCAGGTGGATATTATGCCGACGGTAGCCAATTTGCTGGGTATCTCCATGAGGGGTTATATTCATTTCGGGCAGGACCTTCTTAACCAGACTTATAATCTGCTGCCCGAACGCTATTACCTGCCGACAGGTTCTTTCCTGAACGATAACGCCATGTTTATGTCAGGAAACGGCTATGAAGACGGCACCCAATATCCGCTGACCGGTCAGAGTTCCATTGGTCAAGGCACGACGGAGGACGAATACCACCGCGCCCTGAAGCTGCTGAACTTATCCGACAGCTATGTAAACCAGCAGCCGAAGAAATAG
- the gdhA gene encoding NADP-specific glutamate dehydrogenase has product MTFLHVELPAEKKAKAYVNEVFETVCKRNPNESEFHQAVKEILDSLVPVLAKEPKYMENGILERLVEPERLIIFRVPWVDDQGNVRVNRGYRVQFNSAIGPYKGGLRFHPSVNSSIIKFLGFEQILKNSLTGQPIGGGKGGSDFDPKGKSDAEVMRFTQSFMTELYKYIGSDVDVPAGDIGVGAREIGFLFGQYKRIRGGNEAGVLTGKGIPYGGSLARPEATGYGTVYFVNEMLKDKGDSLEGKTVVVSGSGNVAIYAIQKAAQFGAKVVACSDSSGYVYDPEGINFETVQKLKEVERKRISDYVKEHPGAQYFEGCSNIWSIPCDIALPCATQNEIDAEAAQLLVRNGVKAVAEGANMPSTLAAIDVFLENGVLFGPAKAANAGGVAVSALEMSQNSIRTSWTFEEVDEKLHQIMINIYNNSAQAAEQYGYPGNLVVGANIAGFVKVADAMIAQGVI; this is encoded by the coding sequence ATGACATTTTTGCATGTAGAGTTACCCGCTGAAAAGAAAGCCAAGGCTTACGTGAACGAAGTCTTCGAAACGGTTTGCAAACGGAACCCGAACGAAAGCGAATTTCACCAAGCCGTAAAGGAAATCCTTGACTCTCTGGTTCCCGTGCTTGCCAAAGAACCCAAATATATGGAAAACGGCATTTTGGAACGTCTGGTTGAACCTGAAAGACTGATTATCTTCCGCGTACCTTGGGTCGACGATCAAGGGAACGTGCGCGTCAACCGCGGCTACCGCGTGCAGTTCAACAGCGCCATTGGCCCTTACAAGGGCGGACTTCGCTTTCACCCCTCTGTAAACTCCAGCATTATCAAATTTCTCGGTTTTGAACAGATTTTGAAAAACTCCTTGACTGGCCAACCCATCGGCGGCGGCAAAGGCGGATCCGACTTCGATCCTAAAGGCAAATCGGACGCGGAAGTGATGCGTTTCACCCAAAGCTTCATGACCGAGCTGTATAAATATATCGGTTCCGACGTTGACGTTCCTGCAGGCGATATTGGCGTAGGCGCACGTGAGATCGGATTTTTGTTCGGGCAATACAAACGGATCCGCGGCGGCAACGAAGCTGGCGTTCTGACAGGTAAAGGCATTCCTTACGGCGGTAGCTTGGCCCGTCCGGAAGCGACCGGGTACGGTACCGTTTACTTCGTGAATGAAATGCTGAAGGATAAGGGCGACAGCCTTGAAGGCAAAACAGTCGTTGTATCAGGCTCCGGCAACGTAGCTATCTATGCGATCCAAAAAGCTGCCCAATTCGGCGCCAAGGTCGTGGCATGCAGCGATTCCAGCGGTTATGTGTATGATCCGGAAGGCATCAACTTCGAGACGGTGCAAAAGCTGAAAGAAGTGGAAAGAAAGCGGATCAGCGATTACGTAAAAGAACATCCGGGCGCGCAATACTTCGAAGGCTGTTCGAATATTTGGAGCATTCCTTGCGACATCGCTCTTCCATGCGCAACCCAGAACGAAATCGATGCAGAAGCTGCGCAATTGCTCGTAAGAAACGGCGTCAAAGCGGTGGCGGAAGGCGCAAATATGCCTTCGACGCTGGCAGCTATTGACGTATTCCTGGAAAACGGCGTTCTTTTCGGACCTGCCAAGGCAGCCAATGCCGGCGGCGTAGCCGTATCCGCGCTGGAAATGTCCCAAAACAGCATCCGCACTTCATGGACATTTGAAGAAGTCGACGAGAAGCTGCATCAAATCATGATCAATATTTATAACAACAGCGCCCAAGCAGCCGAGCAGTACGGCTATCCGGGCAACCTGGTAGTCGGCGCCAACATTGCCGGTTTCGTCAAGGTTGCTGATGCAATGATCGCTCAAGGCGTGATCTAA
- a CDS encoding ATP-dependent DNA helicase, whose product MTVVNISVRPLVEYVFRSGSIDSGFHTAAAMHEGTKIHQRVQRMYQEGDYKEVYLKTEILFGEIIYHIEGRCDGLIQTEEGWIIDEIKSTSAGLEMLDGGHAVHWAQAEVYAYMAAQELKLEHIGVQLTYVDAGTGAEQRFNRTRSMTELEGFVNDVIGRYAPYAALRIENARLRDESIHALPFPFASYREGQRKLAGAVYGAIKDKQKLFAKAPTGIGKTMSTLFPSVKAIGEGLLSQIFYLTAKTITRTAAEQALALMEKKGLRLQSITITAKEKICFQEETVCNREACPYADGYYDRINGAVLDILSHETLMNRQVVEEYARKHKVCPFEFSLDLAYAADAVICDYNYIFDPRVSLKRLPEEQKKRTALLVDEAHNLVDRGREMFSAAIYKADFLQLKREYKSLNPAVAGAADAVNKYFIELRKTCGDARQQVTKEAPEELVELLEAFAGEAERELAAGGTDRQLLLDMYFAAQNFTRTAKLYDDRYITYAEVLRNDVTIRMFCLDPSYLLSQADKGFRSAVFFSATLSPLSYYRDMLGAEAEDYSISVPSPFRREQLDVRIHPVSTRYRDRERTGEEVADLLHQLISGKHGNYMFFFPSYQYLQNVYEIFEGKYPEVRTIVQGAGMAEEERERFLDAFQADNHETLAGFAVLGGIFSEGIDLQGDRLIGVAVVGVGLPQLGLERNLIRDYFNGEGKSGYDYAYVFPGINKVLQAGGRLIRSEEDEGVLYLIDDRFNHPHYRSLLPEEWKG is encoded by the coding sequence ATGACAGTCGTCAACATTTCGGTAAGGCCGCTTGTTGAATATGTATTCCGGAGCGGAAGCATTGATTCCGGCTTCCATACGGCTGCAGCCATGCATGAGGGCACCAAAATCCATCAGCGGGTGCAGCGCATGTATCAAGAAGGCGACTATAAAGAAGTATACCTCAAAACGGAGATTTTGTTTGGAGAAATTATATACCATATAGAAGGAAGATGCGACGGATTGATCCAAACGGAAGAGGGATGGATCATCGATGAAATCAAATCCACCTCCGCCGGTTTGGAGATGCTGGATGGCGGCCATGCCGTTCATTGGGCGCAGGCGGAAGTGTATGCGTATATGGCGGCACAGGAGTTGAAGCTTGAACATATCGGTGTTCAGCTGACATATGTAGACGCCGGGACGGGAGCGGAACAACGTTTTAACCGAACCCGCAGCATGACAGAATTGGAAGGGTTCGTCAACGATGTGATCGGGCGGTATGCGCCGTATGCCGCGCTTCGGATTGAGAATGCCAGGCTCAGGGATGAAAGCATACATGCGCTGCCGTTTCCTTTTGCCTCGTACCGCGAAGGGCAGAGAAAGCTGGCAGGGGCTGTTTATGGGGCGATTAAGGACAAGCAAAAGCTGTTTGCCAAGGCGCCGACCGGGATCGGCAAGACGATGTCCACCCTGTTTCCGTCCGTTAAAGCCATCGGAGAAGGGCTGTTGTCACAGATCTTCTACTTGACGGCTAAGACCATTACCCGCACGGCCGCGGAGCAGGCGTTAGCCCTAATGGAGAAAAAGGGGCTGCGGCTGCAGTCCATTACGATTACGGCAAAAGAAAAAATATGTTTTCAGGAAGAAACGGTTTGCAACCGGGAGGCTTGCCCGTATGCAGACGGGTATTACGACCGGATCAACGGGGCGGTCCTGGATATCCTCTCGCATGAGACCCTCATGAACCGCCAGGTGGTGGAAGAATATGCGCGAAAGCACAAGGTATGTCCTTTTGAATTTTCACTGGATCTGGCTTATGCCGCAGATGCGGTCATTTGCGATTATAACTATATATTTGATCCGCGGGTTTCGTTGAAACGCCTGCCTGAGGAACAGAAGAAACGCACGGCGCTGCTGGTGGATGAAGCCCATAATCTGGTGGACCGGGGGCGCGAGATGTTCTCGGCCGCGATCTATAAAGCGGATTTTCTGCAGCTTAAACGCGAGTATAAATCACTGAATCCGGCTGTGGCCGGAGCAGCGGATGCCGTGAACAAGTATTTCATCGAGCTGCGGAAAACTTGTGGCGACGCACGGCAGCAGGTGACCAAGGAAGCTCCGGAGGAGCTGGTAGAATTGCTGGAAGCTTTTGCAGGTGAAGCCGAACGGGAGCTGGCCGCAGGCGGGACGGACCGGCAGCTGCTTCTCGACATGTATTTTGCCGCTCAAAATTTCACCCGTACCGCGAAGCTTTATGACGACCGATACATAACATACGCGGAGGTTCTGAGGAATGACGTGACGATCAGGATGTTTTGCCTCGACCCGTCCTATTTGCTGTCGCAGGCGGATAAAGGGTTTCGGTCGGCCGTGTTCTTCTCGGCCACGCTGTCGCCGCTATCCTACTACAGGGATATGCTCGGGGCGGAGGCGGAGGATTACAGCATTTCCGTCCCTTCCCCGTTTCGGCGGGAGCAGCTGGATGTGCGGATTCACCCGGTCTCTACCCGTTATCGCGACCGGGAGCGCACGGGAGAGGAGGTTGCGGATCTGCTGCACCAACTGATTAGCGGCAAGCACGGCAATTATATGTTCTTTTTCCCTTCGTATCAGTATTTACAAAACGTGTATGAGATTTTCGAAGGCAAATATCCCGAAGTCCGGACGATTGTGCAGGGAGCGGGTATGGCCGAGGAAGAACGCGAGCGTTTTCTGGACGCCTTTCAGGCGGATAACCATGAGACGCTGGCAGGTTTCGCCGTGCTTGGAGGGATTTTTTCGGAAGGCATCGATCTGCAGGGAGACCGCTTGATCGGCGTGGCTGTCGTCGGGGTCGGGCTGCCCCAGCTTGGGCTGGAGCGGAACTTGATCCGCGATTATTTTAATGGGGAAGGCAAAAGCGGCTATGATTACGCATATGTATTTCCCGGTATAAACAAGGTGCTTCAGGCGGGAGGCAGGCTGATCCGTTCAGAGGAGGATGAGGGCGTGCTTTATCTGATTGATGACCGTTTCAACCACCCTCATTACCGGAGCCTTCTTCCGGAAGAATGGAAAGGGTGA
- a CDS encoding ABC transporter ATP-binding protein, with product MLKLFRNLKPYRMLILFVFVLVFFQSMSDLYLPTLMSDIVNKGIINGDIPYIWKIGGFMLLVALGGVFCSIGASYLSAKVAGGFAKNLRSRVFQHVQNFSLQEFDKLGTASLITRTTNDITQMQQVLTMILRMMISAPMMCIGGIIMAVSKDAKLSLVIVVIVPVLAGAIFLIASKGLPLFKAMQVKLDKLNRVLRENLTGIRVIRSFNRIEHEQKRFNEANYDLTQTAVKVNKIMAAMMPIMMLVMNFSTIAIVWFGGFRIENGSMQVGDLMAFIQYAMQIMFSLIMVSVIFVMVPRASASAVRINEVLDMEPQIVDPAQSASVSKGGKERGYLEFRDVTFSYPGAEQPAIRHISFSASPGETTAIIGGTGSGKSTLLSLIPRFYDVDSGSVKVNGVDVKELTQEELRAKIGYVPQKAVLFTGTIADNLRYGKSDATDEELRQAAEIAQATEFISKMKDGFQSEISQGGTNVSGGQKQRLSIARALVRKPEIYVFDDSFSALDFKTDAKLRTALKEVTADATVLIVAQRASTVMDADRIIVLDEGRIAGIGKHRELMETCDVYREIVSSQLSEEEIA from the coding sequence ATGCTGAAATTATTCCGGAATTTAAAACCATACCGGATGTTGATCCTGTTTGTGTTTGTACTTGTATTCTTCCAATCGATGTCGGATTTGTACTTGCCTACTTTAATGTCCGACATCGTGAATAAAGGCATTATCAACGGTGACATCCCTTATATATGGAAAATCGGCGGTTTTATGCTGCTGGTTGCTTTAGGGGGCGTTTTTTGCTCCATTGGCGCGAGCTATCTGTCCGCCAAGGTTGCGGGCGGATTCGCCAAAAATTTGCGCAGCCGCGTGTTCCAGCATGTGCAAAATTTCTCTTTGCAGGAATTCGACAAGCTCGGAACAGCATCGCTTATCACTCGTACGACCAATGATATCACGCAGATGCAGCAAGTTTTGACCATGATTCTGCGCATGATGATCAGTGCGCCGATGATGTGTATCGGCGGGATTATTATGGCCGTATCCAAAGATGCGAAGCTTTCCCTGGTTATCGTCGTTATCGTTCCGGTGCTGGCTGGAGCGATCTTCCTGATTGCCAGCAAAGGATTGCCGCTGTTTAAGGCGATGCAGGTCAAGCTGGATAAACTGAACCGGGTCCTGCGCGAAAATTTGACCGGCATTCGCGTCATCCGCTCTTTCAACCGGATTGAGCATGAGCAGAAACGGTTTAATGAAGCAAACTATGATTTGACGCAAACAGCGGTCAAAGTCAATAAAATTATGGCGGCCATGATGCCGATCATGATGCTTGTCATGAATTTCTCGACGATCGCCATCGTCTGGTTCGGCGGTTTCCGGATCGAAAACGGAAGTATGCAAGTCGGGGACTTGATGGCATTTATTCAATACGCGATGCAAATCATGTTTTCGCTGATTATGGTATCGGTGATTTTCGTCATGGTTCCACGCGCCTCCGCTTCGGCAGTCCGGATCAACGAGGTGCTTGACATGGAGCCGCAAATCGTTGATCCTGCCCAATCGGCATCCGTAAGCAAAGGCGGGAAGGAGCGCGGTTATCTGGAATTCCGGGATGTGACGTTCAGCTACCCGGGAGCCGAGCAACCGGCGATTCGCCATATTAGCTTCAGCGCTTCCCCGGGCGAGACAACGGCCATCATCGGCGGGACCGGCTCCGGCAAATCGACGCTGCTCAGCCTGATTCCGCGTTTTTATGACGTGGACTCCGGCAGCGTCAAGGTGAACGGCGTTGATGTCAAGGAGCTGACTCAAGAGGAACTGCGGGCCAAAATCGGCTATGTTCCGCAAAAGGCCGTTCTGTTTACAGGGACGATTGCGGACAATCTTCGTTACGGCAAGTCGGATGCGACCGATGAGGAACTTCGCCAGGCTGCGGAAATTGCGCAGGCCACCGAGTTTATCTCCAAAATGAAAGACGGTTTTCAATCGGAGATTTCCCAAGGCGGAACCAACGTATCCGGAGGTCAGAAACAGCGCTTGTCCATTGCGCGCGCGCTGGTCAGAAAACCGGAGATCTATGTTTTTGATGACAGCTTCTCCGCGCTTGATTTCAAAACGGATGCGAAGCTGCGGACTGCCCTGAAGGAAGTGACGGCCGATGCGACCGTGCTGATCGTAGCGCAGCGGGCCAGCACGGTGATGGATGCGGACCGGATTATCGTGCTCGATGAAGGCCGGATTGCCGGGATCGGCAAACACCGCGAGTTGATGGAAACCTGCGACGTATACCGTGAAATCGTATCCTCGCAGCTGTCGGAGGAGGAGATCGCATGA
- a CDS encoding CidB/LrgB family autolysis modulator: MIGFLCLLATLGIYAVSKRVYAKRRKVYLSPLLVTPIVVIFILIWAKIPYETYNDGGKWLSSLLQPATVAFAVPLYKNFKVLKKHATEIIVSVLAGSCIAMISSAFLAKWLHLSSSLVTSMIPRSVTTPIAMNVSQVIGGVPNITAVFVIITGLLGSIIGPMVLRMFKIENDVARGILFGTSSHGTGTSKAFELSSLSGTISSISMILAALFTLGVAPLIMNVLIH; the protein is encoded by the coding sequence ATGATCGGGTTTTTATGCTTACTCGCAACACTCGGCATTTACGCTGTTTCCAAACGCGTGTATGCCAAACGGCGCAAGGTGTATCTTTCGCCGCTGCTCGTTACGCCCATCGTCGTTATCTTTATTTTGATCTGGGCGAAGATTCCTTATGAAACCTATAACGATGGGGGCAAATGGCTAAGCAGTTTGCTGCAGCCGGCCACTGTCGCTTTTGCAGTGCCTTTGTACAAAAACTTCAAGGTACTTAAAAAGCACGCCACCGAAATTATCGTCAGCGTGCTTGCAGGCTCGTGTATTGCCATGATCTCGTCGGCCTTTTTGGCAAAATGGCTGCATCTGAGTTCATCGCTTGTCACAAGCATGATTCCGCGGTCCGTTACAACGCCGATCGCCATGAACGTATCGCAGGTTATCGGCGGCGTTCCGAACATTACGGCCGTATTTGTCATCATCACCGGCCTGCTCGGTTCCATTATCGGACCAATGGTACTGCGTATGTTTAAAATCGAAAATGACGTGGCCCGCGGCATCTTGTTCGGCACCAGCTCTCACGGTACGGGAACCTCGAAGGCGTTCGAGCTCAGCTCCCTGTCGGGTACCATCTCGAGCATCTCGATGATTCTGGCCGCGCTGTTTACCCTTGGCGTCGCGCCGTTAATCATGAACGTATTGATACACTAA
- the cidR gene encoding cidABC operon transcriptional activator CidR, translating to MDIRHLQYFMEVARLQSFTKAAETLYITQPTISKTIRHIEEELGVTLFDRSNKKIELTDAGQIIYEQAQPIVKAFQSLSAELGDLKHLQKGHIRLGLPPMVGASFFPEVIGQFHHKYPQVTMQVFEDGAKKVEKDVESGLLDVGVAVLPTEDDLFHYFSFVRENLMLLVHPSHRLCGHDAVPLAELADENFVLFREDFALHDRIITECVRVGFQPRIIYESSQWDLISGMVAANLGIALLPETICRELDQQRIRILPLIDPSIPWQLGMIWRKDRYLSFAAREWISFTKSILMEEGVGD from the coding sequence ATGGATATTCGGCATTTGCAGTATTTTATGGAGGTAGCGCGGCTGCAAAGTTTCACGAAGGCTGCAGAAACGTTATATATCACCCAGCCGACGATCAGCAAGACGATACGTCACATCGAGGAAGAGCTTGGCGTAACGCTTTTTGACCGTTCCAACAAAAAAATCGAGCTTACGGATGCCGGACAAATCATATATGAGCAGGCGCAGCCGATCGTGAAAGCTTTCCAGAGCTTGTCCGCCGAATTGGGCGATCTGAAACATTTGCAAAAGGGGCATATCCGGCTGGGATTGCCGCCGATGGTCGGCGCAAGCTTTTTTCCGGAAGTCATCGGCCAATTTCATCATAAATACCCGCAGGTGACCATGCAGGTGTTCGAGGACGGCGCCAAAAAGGTAGAGAAGGACGTCGAGAGCGGGCTGCTTGATGTCGGAGTGGCGGTTCTGCCGACCGAAGACGACTTGTTCCACTATTTTTCATTTGTAAGGGAGAACCTGATGCTGCTCGTCCATCCTTCCCACCGGTTATGCGGTCATGATGCGGTACCGCTCGCGGAGCTTGCCGATGAGAACTTCGTGCTGTTTCGCGAGGATTTCGCGCTGCATGACCGGATCATTACCGAATGCGTCCGCGTCGGTTTTCAGCCCCGGATTATATATGAAAGTTCGCAGTGGGATTTGATCAGCGGCATGGTGGCGGCCAACTTGGGCATCGCGCTGCTGCCGGAAACGATTTGCCGTGAGCTCGATCAGCAGCGTATCCGGATTTTACCGCTCATTGATCCTTCCATTCCGTGGCAGCTCGGCATGATTTGGCGCAAGGACCGTTATCTTTCATTTGCGGCGCGGGAGTGGATTTCTTTCACCAAAAGCATCTTGATGGAGGAAGGAGTAGGCGATTAA
- a CDS encoding CidA/LrgA family holin-like protein, with the protein MRNMIKGTVQVAALMAFTLLMNKLAGLLHLPIPGSILGIIVLFILLETRIVRLEWIDLGASWLLAELLLFFIPAAVGVMKYIPMLESDGVRILIVVIFSTFIVMASSGLLASRIAKQRERRISR; encoded by the coding sequence GTGAGGAATATGATCAAAGGAACGGTGCAGGTTGCGGCACTTATGGCCTTTACCCTGCTGATGAATAAACTCGCCGGTCTTTTGCATCTGCCGATACCCGGCAGCATTCTGGGGATTATCGTGTTATTCATTCTACTCGAAACCCGTATTGTCCGCCTGGAATGGATCGATCTCGGCGCCAGCTGGCTGCTTGCAGAACTGCTGCTTTTCTTTATTCCGGCGGCGGTCGGCGTCATGAAATACATTCCCATGCTGGAGAGCGACGGTGTCCGCATTCTGATCGTTGTCATTTTTAGCACTTTCATCGTCATGGCCAGCTCGGGGCTGCTTGCATCCCGGATTGCCAAACAAAGAGAACGGAGGATTTCACGATGA
- a CDS encoding Gfo/Idh/MocA family protein yields the protein MMLQIGIIGTGWFSKVHAGNLAGAEGVKVKAFLGTSAEKAERIALPYGAAGYGDLITMLDKERLDAVYICVPPMSHGPIEEELIRRRIPFLVEKPLGLDTELPSVLMKQIGDARLLTSVGYHFRYQSSIGKLKDLLQQQRTGMMLGRWMDSMPGVSWWRRQNGSGGQFIEQTTHLVDLLRYLAGEVEEVYALYGNRIKHEQVEDMEVADVGTVTLKLASGLVANISNTCALAGGTDLTDIGLTFYTDQGVLDWDMKRVRFARPDEQTEYREQANPYVKETEAFLHALRTGDRSRIKSDYADAFRTQAVTCAALKSAVSGQPVRISNVTEC from the coding sequence ATGATGCTTCAGATCGGGATTATCGGGACAGGCTGGTTTAGCAAGGTGCATGCCGGCAACCTTGCGGGAGCGGAAGGCGTGAAAGTAAAAGCTTTTCTCGGAACAAGCGCGGAAAAGGCGGAGCGGATAGCTTTGCCGTATGGCGCTGCAGGTTACGGAGATTTAATCACGATGCTGGATAAGGAGCGACTCGATGCGGTGTACATTTGTGTGCCTCCCATGTCGCACGGGCCTATTGAAGAGGAATTGATCCGGCGCCGCATCCCGTTTTTGGTGGAAAAACCGCTTGGATTGGATACCGAACTACCATCTGTTTTAATGAAACAGATTGGCGACGCCCGGCTGCTCACCTCTGTCGGGTATCATTTTCGTTATCAGTCAAGCATTGGCAAGCTGAAAGATCTGCTGCAGCAGCAGCGAACAGGCATGATGCTCGGACGCTGGATGGACAGCATGCCAGGCGTATCCTGGTGGCGGCGGCAAAATGGATCGGGCGGGCAGTTTATCGAGCAGACAACGCATTTGGTGGATTTGCTTCGTTATCTGGCCGGCGAGGTGGAAGAAGTGTATGCGCTTTACGGAAACCGTATCAAACATGAACAGGTAGAGGACATGGAGGTAGCCGACGTGGGTACGGTCACGCTCAAGCTGGCCAGCGGGCTTGTCGCCAATATTTCCAATACCTGCGCGTTGGCCGGAGGAACGGATCTAACCGATATCGGGCTGACCTTCTATACGGATCAGGGGGTGCTGGATTGGGATATGAAACGGGTGCGCTTCGCGCGTCCGGATGAACAGACAGAGTACCGCGAGCAAGCCAATCCCTATGTAAAAGAAACGGAAGCTTTCCTCCATGCGCTGCGCACGGGTGACCGCTCCCGGATCAAGTCTGATTATGCCGATGCTTTCCGGACGCAGGCCGTTACCTGCGCCGCGCTGAAGTCGGCCGTTTCCGGCCAGCCGGTCCGCATCAGCAATGTTACGGAATGTTAG
- a CDS encoding MarR family winged helix-turn-helix transcriptional regulator: MNDEPSTGQSTALKLMQATMRFNKAEFRQRKIEGVKMSELGLLFTIRKSVESGSSGLMVSEISHILRVTSPTVTQLIKGLEKKNWVERTMDEADRRVVRISLTKEGEEVVQKAVDSTLESFAGLVAYLGEGEGNRLADLLTKAYTYYESKTDLCGGGTGESC, translated from the coding sequence ATGAATGATGAGCCATCCACTGGCCAAAGTACGGCTCTGAAGCTGATGCAGGCCACCATGCGTTTTAACAAAGCCGAGTTTCGCCAGCGCAAAATCGAAGGGGTCAAGATGAGTGAGCTCGGTCTATTATTCACGATAAGAAAAAGCGTCGAATCCGGCTCATCCGGCCTGATGGTTTCGGAGATCAGCCATATTTTACGCGTCACGTCGCCTACCGTAACCCAGCTCATCAAGGGACTGGAGAAGAAAAATTGGGTGGAGCGAACGATGGATGAAGCGGACCGCCGGGTGGTCCGGATCAGCCTGACGAAAGAAGGCGAAGAAGTGGTGCAAAAAGCTGTAGATTCCACGTTAGAGTCCTTCGCAGGCCTGGTCGCTTATCTGGGTGAAGGGGAGGGCAATCGGCTTGCTGATTTGCTGACCAAAGCCTACACCTACTATGAATCCAAAACGGATCTATGTGGAGGGGGAACGGGAGAATCATGCTGA